Proteins co-encoded in one Brassica oleracea var. oleracea cultivar TO1000 chromosome C4, BOL, whole genome shotgun sequence genomic window:
- the LOC106337358 gene encoding protein FLC EXPRESSOR, which produces MAGRDRYLPSSSSLRVSESQLNESDMNRTRSVLLEEKIAAQHREIQSILTDNQKLALAHLGVKDQLNLAKRELARLLEAAAAVKSDTEAKVREVYQNSLRMEAEARVVNGIGAELDQVRSDVQRLAEDRQKLTAELAMLNGEIAKAKPNSDRAVEVKAEIESLREEVSKGRAALGLEKKTRASNLRHERGMEKTIDHLNREIVKLEEELSDLETKAKAAAEAAQTPSPGLVASYGNSDDIYGSQGHQYPEANGSHQVHGSLDCLPQQPANNTQHSSVP; this is translated from the exons ATGGCCGGAAGAGACCGTTATCTCCCGTCTTCTTCCTCCTTGAGAGTATCGGAATCTCAACTCAACGAATCCGATATGAACCGTACTCGATCCGTCCTCCTCGAGGAGAAAATCGCAGCTCAGCACCGCGAGATCCAATCCATCCTGACGGACAACCAGAAGCTAGCATTAGCGCACCTCGGAGTCAAGGATCAGCTCAATTTAGCCAAACGTGAGCTCGCTCGGCTGCTCGAAGCCGCCGCCGCGGTTAAGTCTGATACCGAAGCTAAGGTTCGCGAGGTTTACCAGAACTCGCTGAGGATGGAGGCGGAGGCTCGTGTGGTTAACGGAATCGGAGCTGAGCTTGATCAGGTTAGGTCGGACGTGCAAAGGCTAGCTGAAGATAGGCAGAAGCTAACGGCGGAGCTAGCGATGCTTAACGGGGAGATCGCTAAGGCTAAACCTAATTCGGATCGTGCCGTGGAGGTTAAGGCGGAGATTGAGAGTCTTAGAGAAGAAGTTAGTAAAGGAAG AGCTGCTCTTGGTTTGGAGAAGAAGACGCGAGCGAGTAATCTTCGCCATGAGCGTGGTATGGAGAAGACTATTGATCACTTGAACCGTGAAATTGTGAAACTTGAGGAAGAGTTGTCTGACTTGGAGACCAAAGCTAAAGCAGCTGCTGAGGCAGCCCAAACCCCAA GCCCTGGACTGGTTGCAAGTTATGGAAACTCAGATGATATTTATGGAAGCCAAGGTCACCAGTACCCTGAGGCCAATGGTTCTCACCAG GTACATGGATCCCTGGACTGTCTTCCTCAACAACCGGCTAACAATACACAACACTCTAGTGTACCGTGA
- the LOC106338179 gene encoding protein LIGHT-DEPENDENT SHORT HYPOCOTYLS 6-like, with the protein MEPATWSCRPDPKPSTASAPPPSRYESQKRRDWNTFLQYLRHHKPPLALTLCSGAHVLEFLKYLDQFGKTKVHVTTCFFFGHSDPTSPCACPHKQAWGSLDSLIGRLRAAFEENGGRPDTNPFAARAIRMYLREVKGSQAKARGITYQKKRRKAAVTTVRLDVD; encoded by the coding sequence ATGGAACCAGCAACTTGGTCATGCAGACCTGACCCAAAACCTTCAACCGCGTCAGCACCACCACCAAGCCGTTACGAGTCACAGAAACGCCGCGACTGGAACACGTTTCTACAATACCTAAGACACCACAAACCCCCTCTAGCGCTAACGCTGTGCAGCGGCGCGCACGTGCTCGAGTTCCTCAAGTACCTAGACCAATTCGGAAAAACCAAAGTCCACGTGACAACATGTTTTTTCTTTGGCCACTCGGACCCAACATCTCCTTGCGCTTGTCCGCACAAACAAGCTTGGGGATCTCTCGACTCGTTGATCGGACGACTTAGAGCCGCTTTCGAGGAAAATGGTGGACGGCCGGATACAAACCCGTTTGCTGCACGCGCCATTAGGATGTACCTTAGGGAAGTCAAAGGGAGTCAAGCCAAGGCTCGTGGAATTACTTATCAGAAAAAGAGACGGAAAGCTGCCGTTACTACCGTCAGACTTGATGTGGATTAA
- the LOC106341891 gene encoding ubiquitin-activating enzyme E1 1 produces MLHKRASEASSVANEIVSSDLASPIKRRRIEITDSASENSSIVASGSSSSGGSVVQQRDMAFGNSNRQEIDEDLHSRQLAVYGRETMRRLFASNVLISGMHGLGAEIAKNLILAGVKSVTLHDERVVELWDLSSNFVFSEDDVGKNRADASVHKLQDLNNAVVVSSLTTSLTKEHLSAFQVVVFSDISLEKAIDFNDYCHSHQPPIAFVKADVRGLFGSVFCDFGPEFAVLDVDGEEPHTGIIASISNENQAFISCVDDERLEFQDGDLVVFSEVEGMTELNDGKPRKIKSARPYSFTLEEDTTGYGTYVKGGIVTQVKQPKLLNFKPLREALSDPGDFLFSDFSKFDRPPLLHLAFQALDRFTSEAGRFPVAGSEEDAQQLISIATSINPGQGDLKVDNVDHKLLRHFAFGAKAVLNPMAAMFGGIVGQEVVKACSGKFHPLFQFFYFDSVESLPSQPLDSSDVAPRNSRYDAQISVFGAKFQQKLEDAKVFTVGSGALGCEFLKNMALMGVSCGDQGKLTVTDDDIIEKSNLSRQFLFRDWNIGQAKSTVAASAAAAINPKFNIEALQNRVGAETENVFDDAFWENLTVVVNALDNVNARLYVDSRCLYFQKPLLESGTLGAKCNTQMVIPHLTENYGASRDPPEKQAPMCTVHSFPHNIDHCLTWARSEFEGLLEKTPAEVNAYLSSPVEYTNSMMSAGDAQARDTLERIVECLDKEKCENFEDCLTWARLRFEDYFVNRVKQLIYTFPEDAATSTGAPFWSAPKRFPRPLQYSSSDPSLLNFITATAILRAETFGIPVPEWTKDPKAAAEAIDNVIVPDFEPRKDAKIVTDEKATTLTTASVDDAAVINDLVAKLEKCRHNLSPDFRMKPIQFEKDDDTNYHMDVIAGLANMRARNYSIPEVDKLKAKFIAGRIIPAIATSTAMATGLVCLELYKVLDGGHKVEAYRNTFANLALPLFSMAEPVPPKVVKHRDMAWTVWDRWVLKGNPTLREVLQWLEDKGLNAYSISCGSCLLFNSMFPRHKERMDKKVVDLARDIAKVELPPYRRHLDVVVACEDEDDNDVDIPLVSIYFR; encoded by the exons ATGCTTCACAAGCGAGCTAGTGAAGCGTCATCTGTTGCTAACGAGATCGTCAGTTCCGATTTAGCATCGCCGATTAAGAGACGCCGCATCGAGATCACTGATTCCGCGTCTGAGAACTCTTCGATCGTAGCTTCTGGTAGTAGTAGCAGCGGCGGTAGCGTCGTTCAGCAGCGCGACATGGCTTTTGGTAATTCGAACCGTCAGGAGATTGATGAAGATCTGCACAGCAGGCAGCTCGCCGTGTACGGGCGTGAGACGATGAGGCGTCTCTTTGCTTCGAATGTTCTCATCTCGGGGATGCACGGCCTTGGCGCTGAGATTG CCAAGAATCTAATTCTTGCTGGTGTGAAGTCTGTGACACTGCATGATGAAAGAGTGGTAGAGCTATGGGATTTATCTAGCAACTTTGTTTTCTCTGAGGATGATGTTGGCAAGAATAGGGCGGATGCTTCTGTTCACAAGTTACAGGATCTTAACAATGCTGTGGTCGTCTCTAGCTTGACCACAAGCTTAACCAAAGAGCATCTTTCTGCTTTCCAG GTTGTTGTTTTCTCTGACATAAGCTTGGAAAAAGCAATTGACTTTAATGACTATTGCCACAGCCATCAGCCTCCTATCGCCTTTGTCAAGGCTGATGTCAGGGGTCTTTTTGGCTCCGTCTTTTGTGATTTTGGGCCTGAATTTGCAGTTCTCGATGTTGATGGAGAGGAACCACACACAGGCATTATTGCCTCCATCTCTAATGAGAACCAGGCATTTATCTCTTGTGTTGACGATGAGAGACTTGAATTTCAAGATGGTGACCTTGTCGTTTTCTCTGAAGTTGAGGGTATGACCGAACTGAATGATGGGAAACCAAGGAAGATAAAAAGTGCCCGGCCATATTCATTCACCCTTGAAGAGGACACTACAGGCTATGGAACATATGTGAAGGGTGGTATTGTCACTCAGGTGAAACAGCCAAAGTTGCTGAATTTCAAGCCGTTGAGGGAAGCTCTTAGTGATCCAGGGGATTTTCTGTTTAGTGATTTCTCTAAGTTTGATCGGCCTCCACTCCTTCACTTAGCATTCCAGGCGCTTGATCGCTTTACATCTGAAGCTGGTAGATTTCCTGTTGCTGGCTCGGAAGAGGACGCTCAGCAGCTTATATCTATTGCCACTTCCATCAATCCGGGGCAGGGTGATTTGAAGGTGGATAATGTCGACCATAAGCTTCTAAGACACTTTGCCTTTGGAGCCAAGGCTGTCCTGAATCCGATGGCTGCAATGTTTGGCGGTATTGTTGGACAGGAGGTTGTCAAAGCTTGCTCTGGAAAATTCCATCCCCTCTTTCAG TTTTTCTACTTCGATTCAGTGGAGTCACTCCCCTCTCAACCTCTGGATTCTAGTGACGTTGCACCAAGGAATAGCCGGTACGATGCCCAAATATCTGTATTTGGGGCCAAGTTCCAGCAGAAACTCGAAGATGCTAAAGTTTTCACAGTAGGGTCTGGTGCTCTTGGCTGCGAGTTCTTGAAAAATATGGCTCTGATGGGAGTTTCATGCGGAGACCAAGGGAAGCTAACAGTGACTGATGATGATATAATCGAGAAGAGTAACCTCAGCCGTCAATTTCTGTTCCGTGACTGGAACATTGGACAAGCTAAATCAACGGTTGCTGCTTCCGCTGCTGCAGCTATAAACCCCAAGTTCAACATTGAGGCCCTGCAAAACCGTGTTGGCGCTGAGACAGAGAATGTATTTGACGATGCCTTCTGGGAGAACTTAACTGTCGTCGTCAATGCACTGGATAATGTCAATGCGAGGCTCTATGTTGATTCTAGGTGCTTGTATTTCCAGAAGCCGCTCCTTGAGTCTGGGACTCTTGGTGCAAAGTGTAACACGCAGATGGTTATTCCACATCTAACTGAAAATTACGGTGCCTCAAGGGATCCACCAGAGAAACAGGCCCCCATGTGTACGGTGCACTCATTTCCGCATAACATTGATCACTGTTTAACTTGGGCTCGCTCTGAGTTCGAAGGTCTGCTTGAGAAGACTCCCGCTGAAGTGAATGCATATCTCTCTAGCCCGGTTGAGTACACTAACTCAATGATGAGTGCTGGCGATGCTCAGGCAAGGGACACATTGGAGAGGATTGTTGAGTGCCTGGACAAGGAGAAGTGTGAGAACTTCGAAGACTGTTTAACCTGGGCTCGACTCAG GTTTGAGGATTACTTTGTTAACCGCGTAAAGCAATTGATATACACATTTCCTGAAGATGCTGCGACAAGCACTGGAGCTCCATTCTGGTCTGCTCCTAAAAGATTCCCACGTCCGCTCCAGTACTCCTCTTCTGATCCAAGTCTCCTCAATTTCATTACGGCCACTGCTATTTTAAGAGCAGAGACATTTGGGATCCCTGTGCCTGAGTGGACTAAAGACCCAAAGGCAGCAGCTGAAGCTATTGACAATGTGATAGTCCCAGACTTTGAGCCAAGAAAAGATGCAAAGATTGTGACAGATGAGAAAGCCACCACTTTAACCACTGCTTCGGTGGACGACGCTGCAGTCATCAACGACCTCGTTGCCAAGCTCGAGAAGTGTAGGCATAACTTGTCTCCAGATTTCAGGATGAAACCAATTCAATTCGAAAAG GATGATGATACAAACTATCACATGGATGTGATAGCGGGTCTAGCCAACATGAGGGCGAGGAACTACAGCATACCTGAAGTCGACAAGCTAAAAGCAAAGTTCATTGCAGGGAGAATCATCCCAGCCATTGCGACCTCAACAGCCATGGCCACTGGTTTGGTCTGCCTCGAGCTCTACAAGGTCCTTGATGGAGGACACAAGGTGGAAGCCTACAGGAACACATTTGCCAACCTGGCACTTCCACTCTTCTCCATGGCTGAACCGGTTCCGCCAAAGGTGGTGAAGCACCGCGACATGGCTTGGACCGTTTGGGACAGATGGGTTCTAAAAGGAAACCCGACACTGCGTGAGGTGTTGCAGTGGCTGGAGGACAAAGGTCTTAACGCGTACAGCATCTCTTGTGGAAGCTGTCTACTGTTCAACAGTATGTTCCCGAGGCACAAGGAGAGGATGGACAAGAAAGTGGTGGATCTAGCTCGGGATATCGCTAAAGTGGAGTTGCCGCCTTACCGTCGCCATCTTGATGTAGTGGTGGCTTGCGAGGATGAAGATGACAATGATGTCGATATTCCTCTCGTCTCCATATATTTCAGGTGA